One segment of Papaver somniferum cultivar HN1 unplaced genomic scaffold, ASM357369v1 unplaced-scaffold_81, whole genome shotgun sequence DNA contains the following:
- the LOC113345418 gene encoding caffeoylshikimate esterase-like isoform X2, with product MECSASMKGCGTRLACAGYAVIGIDYEGHGRSRGARCYIKKFTNIVNDCSSFFKSVCDQEEYKDKARFLYGESMGGAVALLIHKKDPAYWNGAVLVAPMCKISEKLKPHPVVVNMLTRIEEIIPKWKIVPTKDVIDSAFKDPIKREEVRNNKLIYQDKPRLKTALEMLRTSMSLEDTLNEVTLPFFVLHGEADIVTDPGVSRALYEQAGSKDKTFKLYPGMWHALTSGEPDHNIETVFSDIFSWLEKRTIDFSSSNGDHTFFNTTTTTATVGPVHQNSKNPPMSEHPSEIIEVDKQQQKEIIEVDKQQLKTRMHGRYLCGWKGKRMHHHSAM from the exons ATGGAATGCAGTGCTTCCATGAAAG GTTGTGGGACAAGGCTAGCATGTGCAGGATATGCAGTGATAGGGATTGATTACGAAGGACATGGGCGGTCAAGAGGAGCCCGGTGTTATATTAAAAAGTTTACCAACATTGTAAACGATTGCAGCAGCTTCTTCAAATCAGTGTGTG ATCAGGAAGAGTACAAGGACAAAGCAAGATTTTTATATGGAGAATCAATGGGTGGAGCAGTGGCACTACTCATCCACAAAAAAGACCCGGCTTACTGGAATGGTGCTGTTCTTGTCGCGCCCATGTGTAAG ATATCAGAGAAGCTGAAACCACATCCAGTGGTAGTTAACATGTTGACAAGGATAGAAGAGATCATACCTAAATGGAAGATTGTCCCCACGAAAGATGTCATTGATTCTGCCTTTAAAGATCCAATTAAACGGGAAGAG GTTAGGAACAACAAATTGATATATCAAGACAAACCCAGGCTTAAAACAGCTCTAGAGATGCTCAGGACCAGCATGAGCCTCGAAGACACCTTAAATGAG GTTACATTACCGTTCTTTGTATTGCACGGAGAAGCGGACATAGTAACAGATCCAGGAGTGAGTAGAGCGTTGTACGAGCAGGCAGGTAGCAAAGACAAGACATTCAAGTTATACCCTGGAATGTGGCATGCTCTCACATCTGGAGAGCCTGACCACAACATTGAGACTGTCTTTTCTGACATCTTCTCTTGGCTCGAGAAACGTACTATTGACTTCAGTAGTAGCAATGGTGATCATACATTCTTCAATACTACTACCACCACCGCCACTGTCGGCCCAGTTCATCAGAACTCTAAGAATCCTCCGATGTCTGAGCATCCCTCGGAAATCATTGAAGTAGACAAGCAACAACAAAAGGAAATCATTGAAGTAGACAAGCAACAACTAAAGACACGGATGCACGGAAGATATCTCTGTGGGTGGAAAGGAAAACGAATGCATCATCATTCAGCAATGTAG
- the LOC113345418 gene encoding caffeoylshikimate esterase-like isoform X1: MDIEYQEGYIRNSRGVQLFTCRWLPFSSPKALVFLCHGYGMECSASMKGCGTRLACAGYAVIGIDYEGHGRSRGARCYIKKFTNIVNDCSSFFKSVCDQEEYKDKARFLYGESMGGAVALLIHKKDPAYWNGAVLVAPMCKISEKLKPHPVVVNMLTRIEEIIPKWKIVPTKDVIDSAFKDPIKREEVRNNKLIYQDKPRLKTALEMLRTSMSLEDTLNEVTLPFFVLHGEADIVTDPGVSRALYEQAGSKDKTFKLYPGMWHALTSGEPDHNIETVFSDIFSWLEKRTIDFSSSNGDHTFFNTTTTTATVGPVHQNSKNPPMSEHPSEIIEVDKQQQKEIIEVDKQQLKTRMHGRYLCGWKGKRMHHHSAM, encoded by the exons ATGGATATAGAGTATCAAGAG GGGTACATTAGGAATTCAAGAGGAGTTCAGCTATTTACTTGTAGGTGGTTGCCTTTTTCTTCTCCAAAGGCCCTTGTTTTTCTCTGCCATGGTTATGGCATGGAATGCAGTGCTTCCATGAAAG GTTGTGGGACAAGGCTAGCATGTGCAGGATATGCAGTGATAGGGATTGATTACGAAGGACATGGGCGGTCAAGAGGAGCCCGGTGTTATATTAAAAAGTTTACCAACATTGTAAACGATTGCAGCAGCTTCTTCAAATCAGTGTGTG ATCAGGAAGAGTACAAGGACAAAGCAAGATTTTTATATGGAGAATCAATGGGTGGAGCAGTGGCACTACTCATCCACAAAAAAGACCCGGCTTACTGGAATGGTGCTGTTCTTGTCGCGCCCATGTGTAAG ATATCAGAGAAGCTGAAACCACATCCAGTGGTAGTTAACATGTTGACAAGGATAGAAGAGATCATACCTAAATGGAAGATTGTCCCCACGAAAGATGTCATTGATTCTGCCTTTAAAGATCCAATTAAACGGGAAGAG GTTAGGAACAACAAATTGATATATCAAGACAAACCCAGGCTTAAAACAGCTCTAGAGATGCTCAGGACCAGCATGAGCCTCGAAGACACCTTAAATGAG GTTACATTACCGTTCTTTGTATTGCACGGAGAAGCGGACATAGTAACAGATCCAGGAGTGAGTAGAGCGTTGTACGAGCAGGCAGGTAGCAAAGACAAGACATTCAAGTTATACCCTGGAATGTGGCATGCTCTCACATCTGGAGAGCCTGACCACAACATTGAGACTGTCTTTTCTGACATCTTCTCTTGGCTCGAGAAACGTACTATTGACTTCAGTAGTAGCAATGGTGATCATACATTCTTCAATACTACTACCACCACCGCCACTGTCGGCCCAGTTCATCAGAACTCTAAGAATCCTCCGATGTCTGAGCATCCCTCGGAAATCATTGAAGTAGACAAGCAACAACAAAAGGAAATCATTGAAGTAGACAAGCAACAACTAAAGACACGGATGCACGGAAGATATCTCTGTGGGTGGAAAGGAAAACGAATGCATCATCATTCAGCAATGTAG
- the LOC113345419 gene encoding uncharacterized protein LOC113345419, translating into MVLPKGKVVERNFSLILLNGSLKGKKLYCRDVLSAIISFDKFKQMVKSNLRYNMGLPAKISVEIFWDNDRIECEFDFFEMWRYAVEDKDGFVTLHVDMEVSNGVDMAGSTSGGDMAVSIRGNINFLLDTISMENLEDDVLENILFRLPLGTASSQAKRVCRLWKTILSNVITRWVTFSHAMTTKMTQKTVNFSSALEKNMIILIVIGWTITTLMRHSW; encoded by the exons ATGGTTCTTCCAAAAGG gaaGGTTGTCGAAAGGAATTTTAGCTTAATTTTATTGAATGGCAGTCTGAAGGGTAAAAAATTATATTGTCGTGATGTTCTTAGTGCTATTATTAGCTTTGATAAGTTTAAACAAATGGTAAAGAGTAACTTGAGGTATAATATGGGTTTGCCTGCTAAAATCAGTGTGGAGATTTTTTGGGATAATGATCGGATTGAATGTGAGTTTGATTTCTTTGAAATGTGGAGATATGCTGTGGAAGATAAGGATGGGTTTGTTACATTACATGTTGATATGGAAGTTAGTAATGGTGTTGATATGGCAGGTAGTACTAGTGGTGGTGATATGGCAGTTAGTATAAGAGGCAATATCAATTTTTTGCTCGATACTATTTCCATGGAAAATCTCGAAGATGATGTCTTAGAAAACATACTTTTCCGGTTACCATTAGGGACAGCTTCTTCACAGGCTAAACGTGTATGCAGATTATGGAAAACTATCCTGTCTAACGTCATAACGAGGTGGGTTACCTTTTCGCATGCTATGACTACAAAAATGACTCAAAAGACAGTAAACTTCAGCTCTGCTTTGGAGAAGAATATGATCATATTGATTGTAATAGGATGGACTATTACTACTCTCATGAGACACTCATGGTGA